A region of Lycium barbarum isolate Lr01 chromosome 3, ASM1917538v2, whole genome shotgun sequence DNA encodes the following proteins:
- the LOC132630292 gene encoding cation/H(+) antiporter 20-like, with product MVEHPAVRITLVRFIRHESDFDEAERTLDDMTISEFKMRWGKQTIYAEKEANNNLVNEVLTMGMSEEFELMIVGNKSKFPQGIMAKLFEQQLNEHNNSELGPVTNLLASSGKGIKSSVLVIQQQEASFGCGNSVSKDIGNSKVASFIDGSDTINKNV from the exons ATGGTTGAGCATCCTGCTGTCAGGATTACCTTAGTAAGATTCATCCGTCATGAGAGTGATTTTGATGAAGCTGAAAG GACCTTGGATGATATGACTATTTCAGAATTCAAGATGAGGTGGGGTAAACAAACTATATATGCTGAGAAAGAAGCAAATAATAATTTGGTGAATGAAGTGTTGACAATGGGAATGAGTGAAGAATTTGAGCTGATGATAGTGGGGAATAAAAGTAAGTTCCCACAAGGCATAATGGCAAAACTGTTTGAGCAACAATTAAATGAGCACAATAATTCAGAATTGGGGCCAGTGACTAATCTGTTGGCTTCATCAGGAAAAGGGATAAAAAGTTCTGTCCTAGTGATCCAACAACAAGAAGCTAGTTTTGGCTGTGGAAATAGTGTAAGCAAGGATATTGGGAACTCAAAAGTGGCTAGCTTTATAGATGGTTCAGACACCATTAATAAGAATGTGTGA